The Metabacillus litoralis genome contains a region encoding:
- a CDS encoding 4a-hydroxytetrahydrobiopterin dehydratase, which translates to MKRLEDQEIEELLSSLQQWKLKEQRSIVRKYIFKDYLAGIDFVSKVGYLAEQADHHPFIEIQYKAVFITYTSWAAKGLTKLDFELAHKIDQLFIDPSSISF; encoded by the coding sequence TTGAAGCGATTAGAAGACCAGGAGATTGAAGAACTACTTTCTTCTTTACAACAATGGAAATTAAAAGAGCAGCGTTCTATCGTTAGAAAATACATATTTAAGGACTATCTTGCCGGAATAGATTTTGTTTCAAAGGTAGGATATCTTGCTGAGCAAGCAGATCATCACCCTTTTATTGAGATTCAGTATAAAGCCGTTTTTATTACCTACACATCATGGGCTGCAAAAGGTTTAACAAAATTAGATTTCGAATTAGCGCATAAGATTGATCAGTTATTTATTGATCCCTCTTCAATTAGCTTTTAG
- a CDS encoding multidrug effflux MFS transporter yields the protein MELEQQKVQQQNKALIVFILGTLAAFAPLSIDMYLPAFPILTNEFHTSASMIQLSLTFFLLGASLGQLFTGPLSDVFGRRKPLLIGLSIYTVTSLLCVFTDSIELFILLRLIQGLAGSAGMVISRAIVRDLYSGKEMTKFFSLLALVNGMAPILAPVIGAQLLKLFPWQAVFIALTIIGVVIFAFVLWGLKETLPVEERNEGGFLQTLKTFRQLLTNLHFMGYVLSFGFVAAAMFAYISGSSFVIQYVYGASADTFSIVFAINGIGIVIASQVTGKLSEWIEEKKLLLAGVIMSFTGGLSLLLLILLKVELMFILPSLFLTVSSVGVVNTTSFSLALQNNRNIAGSASALLGVMSLLVGAIVAPLVGVAGEDTAVPMGIVIFISSLGAVLSYFFLVRSKKLA from the coding sequence ATGGAACTTGAACAACAAAAAGTTCAACAACAAAACAAAGCACTTATTGTGTTTATTTTAGGAACACTTGCGGCATTTGCTCCTTTGTCGATTGATATGTATTTACCAGCGTTTCCAATCTTAACAAATGAATTTCATACTAGTGCATCGATGATTCAGTTAAGTTTAACGTTCTTTCTGCTGGGAGCTTCTTTAGGTCAACTCTTTACTGGGCCTTTAAGTGATGTGTTTGGAAGAAGGAAGCCGTTGTTAATCGGCTTATCTATCTATACAGTCACCTCTCTTTTATGTGTTTTTACTGATTCTATTGAACTTTTCATTCTTTTGAGATTGATACAAGGATTAGCGGGATCTGCAGGAATGGTTATTTCAAGAGCCATTGTTAGGGATCTTTATTCTGGTAAAGAAATGACAAAGTTCTTTTCATTATTAGCTTTAGTAAATGGAATGGCACCTATTCTTGCTCCAGTTATTGGAGCACAACTTCTCAAGCTGTTTCCATGGCAGGCAGTATTCATAGCCCTAACAATCATAGGTGTAGTGATTTTTGCCTTTGTTCTTTGGGGATTAAAGGAAACCTTGCCTGTTGAAGAACGAAACGAAGGCGGCTTTTTGCAAACACTTAAGACGTTTCGCCAACTGCTTACAAATCTTCATTTTATGGGATATGTTCTTTCATTCGGATTTGTTGCTGCAGCAATGTTTGCTTACATCTCAGGTTCATCCTTTGTCATTCAGTACGTATACGGAGCTTCCGCAGATACATTCAGTATCGTCTTTGCCATTAATGGAATCGGGATTGTCATTGCCAGCCAAGTAACAGGAAAGCTTTCAGAATGGATCGAAGAAAAGAAGCTTCTCTTAGCAGGAGTGATCATGTCATTTACTGGTGGACTTAGTTTATTACTTCTTATTTTATTAAAGGTAGAATTAATGTTCATTCTTCCATCGCTCTTTTTAACAGTATCTAGTGTAGGTGTGGTTAATACAACTAGCTTCTCTTTAGCTTTACAGAATAATAGAAACATAGCAGGCAGTGCCTCTGCACTATTAGGTGTTATGTCATTGTTAGTGGGTGCTATTGTAGCACCTCTTGTAGGAGTTGCTGGTGAAGATACGGCGGTGCCTATGGGAATTGTTATATTTATATCCAGTTTAGGAGCAGTTCTCTCATATTTCTTTCTCGTTAGATCAAAAAAACTAGCTTAG
- a CDS encoding cobalamin B12-binding domain-containing protein: MTDLTKKFAQFLLLGDTVSSFKIIEKLLHEGFTSLYIYENVIKEALYYIGYLWEIDEISVADEHLATGTADYVLTKLDFHLDQNDEQVIGSQKQVMLFCIEGEEHYVGIKMAASIFKQNSWNVKYLGPNLPLQHAIYYANKSKPDVICLSVTVSHHLKNLPEYIQTLEMLDHKPTIILGSRLAEKYDLSKFISNQTLIVPNLENLTAFINGKLIGIEA, from the coding sequence ATGACTGATTTAACTAAGAAGTTTGCTCAATTTCTTTTACTTGGTGACACCGTAAGTTCATTTAAAATAATTGAGAAGCTCTTACATGAAGGATTTACCTCCCTCTACATCTATGAAAATGTTATAAAGGAAGCATTATATTATATAGGTTACTTATGGGAAATTGATGAAATCAGTGTTGCTGATGAGCATTTAGCTACAGGAACAGCTGATTATGTTTTAACAAAGCTCGATTTTCACTTAGACCAGAATGATGAGCAAGTGATAGGAAGTCAAAAGCAGGTTATGCTATTCTGTATTGAAGGTGAAGAGCACTATGTTGGAATAAAGATGGCAGCATCAATTTTCAAGCAAAACTCTTGGAATGTAAAATATTTAGGTCCTAATTTACCGTTACAACATGCCATTTACTATGCAAATAAATCTAAGCCTGATGTGATTTGTTTATCAGTAACAGTTTCACATCATCTAAAAAATCTACCAGAATACATTCAAACACTTGAGATGCTAGATCATAAGCCGACGATTATACTCGGAAGTAGACTAGCAGAAAAGTATGATTTATCAAAGTTCATATCTAATCAAACACTCATAGTTCCTAATCTGGAAAACTTAACGGCATTTATTAATGGCAAACTTATTGGGATTGAAGCTTAA
- a CDS encoding ATP-binding protein, which translates to MFDSGSSSYLEREKRRLTELYKLDLINTPNEESFDRITRLASRIFQVPISLITLLTEDKQWFKSCVGLTGSILEERSTEREAAFCQYVVLDGNPLVIEDTLEDHRFKHNRLVKEHQIRFYAGVPIITKQNNILGSLCIIDVKPRTLSEDELNNLIDLSYWVKTEIELRSDIIERTLSEQSIRSLYEITSNNDLSFEHKLKKLLSIGCERFQLSDGNISKITGNHYEVIQTTDLTETINVGEVISLDETCAGMVRERLTPVHISQSAPIHNQSMIREYVGAPIFVHEQFYGTFCFYDIHQGFRTISNSDIEFLQLMTQWVGNELERRIAEKKLKETQERFEQIANNIKEAFWIVDIQEKKLLYMSSAWKEISGRTGEEYNLDQTLWERSIHPDDREYALERFGNVHERVEFDYRIIYTDGTIRWVRNRIVPVYNPNGHPYRIAGVAEDITEKKQNQALVRKSDKLTAVGQLAASIAHEIRNPLTSIKGFMQLKDGYSYPYKELILSELLQMEDFVNEILVLANSHLGTKREQNNIIDLLQEVLRTNEELSRMLNITFCIKCHASLSIPCDLNQVKLVFQNLISNAIESMPKGGMIHIEIGIEDERYLYIAVADEGVGISPERIPTLGEPFYSNKEKGSGLGLMISYRIIQNHKGKIFFTSELGKGTTVKILLPLE; encoded by the coding sequence ATGTTTGATAGCGGTAGCTCCTCTTATTTAGAAAGAGAAAAGAGGAGATTAACAGAATTATATAAACTGGACCTCATCAATACTCCAAATGAAGAGTCGTTTGATCGCATTACAAGGTTAGCTAGTAGGATCTTTCAAGTTCCTATTTCATTAATAACGTTATTAACTGAGGACAAACAATGGTTTAAATCATGCGTAGGTCTCACAGGTTCAATTTTAGAAGAGAGGTCAACAGAAAGAGAGGCAGCCTTCTGTCAGTATGTTGTTTTAGATGGAAACCCATTAGTGATTGAAGATACACTGGAAGACCATCGCTTTAAACATAATCGATTAGTGAAAGAACATCAAATCCGTTTCTATGCTGGTGTACCAATTATTACGAAGCAAAACAATATACTAGGGTCTTTGTGTATTATTGATGTGAAACCAAGAACGCTTAGTGAAGATGAACTAAATAACTTGATCGATTTAAGTTATTGGGTAAAGACAGAAATTGAGTTAAGATCAGACATAATCGAGAGAACGCTGAGTGAACAGTCAATTCGAAGCTTATATGAAATAACGAGCAATAATGACTTAAGCTTTGAGCATAAATTAAAAAAGTTATTAAGTATAGGTTGTGAGCGCTTCCAATTGTCAGATGGAAATATTTCGAAAATAACTGGGAACCATTATGAGGTTATCCAAACAACAGATTTAACAGAAACGATAAATGTTGGTGAAGTCATTTCTCTAGATGAAACGTGTGCTGGGATGGTTAGGGAACGTTTAACACCAGTACATATAAGTCAGTCTGCACCAATTCATAATCAATCGATGATAAGAGAGTATGTGGGTGCACCAATATTTGTTCATGAACAATTTTACGGTACTTTTTGCTTTTATGATATTCATCAGGGATTTCGTACAATATCCAACTCAGACATTGAATTCCTACAATTGATGACACAGTGGGTTGGCAATGAGCTGGAACGAAGAATTGCTGAGAAAAAGCTAAAGGAAACTCAAGAGAGATTCGAGCAAATTGCTAATAACATTAAAGAAGCCTTTTGGATAGTTGATATTCAAGAGAAAAAGCTACTATATATGAGTTCTGCATGGAAAGAAATCTCAGGCAGAACAGGTGAAGAATATAATTTAGATCAGACACTCTGGGAAAGATCCATTCATCCTGATGATCGTGAGTATGCATTGGAGAGATTTGGGAATGTGCATGAAAGAGTTGAATTTGACTATAGAATAATTTACACAGACGGTACAATACGTTGGGTGAGAAACCGAATTGTACCAGTGTATAATCCAAACGGTCATCCTTATCGAATTGCGGGTGTAGCTGAAGATATTACGGAGAAGAAACAAAATCAGGCTTTAGTGAGGAAATCAGATAAGCTAACAGCTGTAGGTCAATTAGCGGCAAGTATTGCACATGAAATACGAAACCCTTTAACAAGTATAAAAGGATTTATGCAGCTGAAAGATGGCTATTCCTATCCATACAAGGAATTAATTCTAAGTGAGCTTTTACAGATGGAAGATTTTGTAAATGAAATTCTTGTTCTTGCAAACTCTCATCTTGGTACTAAGCGTGAACAAAATAACATCATAGACCTCCTTCAAGAGGTTTTACGTACAAATGAGGAGTTAAGCAGAATGCTTAATATTACTTTTTGTATCAAGTGTCATGCTAGCCTATCTATACCATGTGATTTAAATCAAGTTAAGCTTGTTTTTCAAAATTTGATTAGTAATGCAATTGAATCAATGCCAAAAGGTGGCATGATTCATATTGAGATTGGGATAGAGGATGAACGATATTTGTATATTGCGGTGGCTGATGAAGGTGTAGGCATTTCACCAGAACGAATTCCTACGCTTGGAGAACCTTTTTATTCTAATAAGGAAAAGGGTAGTGGACTTGGGCTGATGATAAGCTATAGAATCATCCAAAATCATAAGGGGAAAATCTTCTTTACTAGCGAGCTTGGGAAAGGAACAACAGTTAAAATCCTATTACCTTTAGAATAA
- a CDS encoding CheR family methyltransferase → MSNAPNGQLEQEHEKGELDTPYVVGIGASAGGLEAIEQFFQSMKSDIDAAFVVVQHLSSKYKSFMPELLRKYTNMQVFEAKQGLEVKPKTVYLCPPNHYITINNKGQLHLEKYHESQVVNYPIDTFLTSIAYYAQKKAIGVILSGKGTDGTKGLNDIHERGGLCLVQNETAKYMDMPESAIKSGVGDYVINPSVMSEHIQNYIETEPVDFKEKTLNQVLMMIHKKSGIDFTMYKKNTVIRRIERRMSLLEESFLNLEDYKNYLLENPREIRYLQEDLLIGVTHFFRDTDAFYYMQNTLIPSMISENLQRGRNKMRIWVAGCSSGQEAYSLAILFNEELEKRESDMDLQVFATDIDRDAVKFASQGCYSEQIVSMIPKHLLIKYFDKQGSDYQVKREIRQKIVFAPHNMTKDSPFVNLDMISCRNVMIYFQTELQQRVLSLFHFALKEKGYLFLGPSETIGKLSNLFSSVNSKWKVFSNQVSDNQHFSQALLAPKEISGDSERRGTEHLRDTNRYQHPDELYYSLMDDLLPPCIVINEHNEVILSSGNAGEYLNLPKGKVNYNIFNMVPTNLSVAIGTAIKKVREELREIKYKNLLINKNESKQVKLVVKPLENVRKGYVALFIKDHMPDSTTIIKADSMTFDQDSAYNQRIFDLEQELYYTKQSLQTTIEELETSNEELQSTNEELIAANEELQSTNEEMQSVNEELITVNSQYEKKIIELTDLNNDMDNLLINTNIATIFLDKKLNIKLYTPEVMKLFHVINRDIGRPIFHISHRLEYETLIEDIQDVLMTTKSIIKDLPAKDGKWYSVKIMPYRTSDNIVDGIVMTFIDITKIKKVNRELQLSMQAIELSPANTVFTDFQGKIEYANSKFAEQLGLEVKDLIGRKLKDIYAEYYIDSDFDSHWKKVRAGEKWSGEISYTARDGKQYWENLALIPVENEDHDVVQILRVGEDITNRKSSEQMLIKSEMLSAIGQLAAGIAHEIRNPLTSLRGFLQLMIQTNTYRKEYAEVMMTEFIRLEEIINEFLVLSRPKAAAFQDVNINKIIQDVSKIWETQAILNDVTIETYNDPFIFTIQGIENELKQVFINIVKNGIESMEGRPGNLKIETRKLDSGEVLIRFEDKGKGIPKEQLEKMGQPFYTTKEKGTGLGLMVSFKIIESHNGKIVFSSELDKGTTVEITLPLSNSVEAV, encoded by the coding sequence ATGTCAAATGCACCAAACGGGCAATTAGAACAGGAACATGAAAAGGGTGAACTTGATACACCATATGTTGTAGGAATTGGAGCCTCAGCTGGAGGTCTTGAAGCCATAGAGCAATTTTTCCAAAGTATGAAATCTGACATAGATGCAGCATTTGTTGTTGTCCAACATTTATCTTCTAAATATAAAAGCTTTATGCCGGAACTACTCAGAAAATATACAAATATGCAGGTTTTTGAGGCAAAGCAAGGGTTGGAGGTTAAGCCTAAAACCGTCTATTTATGCCCACCCAATCACTATATTACTATAAATAATAAAGGGCAGTTACATCTAGAGAAATATCATGAGAGTCAAGTAGTGAATTATCCAATAGATACGTTCTTAACATCTATTGCTTACTACGCACAAAAGAAAGCAATCGGTGTGATCTTGTCTGGTAAAGGGACAGATGGAACAAAGGGCTTAAATGATATTCACGAAAGAGGCGGACTTTGTCTTGTTCAGAATGAGACAGCAAAGTATATGGATATGCCCGAAAGCGCAATCAAGTCAGGGGTTGGAGATTACGTCATTAATCCTTCAGTGATGTCTGAGCATATTCAAAATTATATCGAAACAGAACCCGTGGATTTTAAAGAAAAAACATTAAACCAAGTGTTAATGATGATTCATAAAAAAAGTGGTATTGATTTTACCATGTATAAGAAAAACACTGTTATCCGAAGAATTGAACGTAGAATGAGTTTATTGGAAGAATCATTCCTTAATCTTGAGGACTATAAAAACTATTTGCTGGAAAACCCTAGGGAAATTCGTTATCTTCAAGAAGATTTACTTATTGGTGTGACTCACTTTTTTAGGGATACTGATGCATTTTACTATATGCAGAATACTCTCATTCCATCAATGATTAGTGAGAACTTGCAGCGAGGCCGAAATAAGATGAGGATATGGGTAGCCGGATGCTCATCAGGTCAGGAGGCATATTCTTTAGCTATTTTATTTAATGAAGAGCTGGAAAAAAGAGAAAGTGATATGGATTTGCAAGTGTTCGCCACAGACATTGACCGTGATGCTGTTAAGTTCGCAAGTCAGGGCTGCTACTCAGAGCAAATCGTCTCAATGATCCCAAAACATCTGCTAATTAAATATTTTGATAAACAAGGCAGTGATTATCAGGTAAAAAGAGAAATCAGACAAAAAATTGTATTTGCCCCTCATAATATGACGAAGGATTCTCCATTTGTTAATTTAGACATGATAAGTTGTAGAAATGTCATGATCTACTTTCAAACAGAGCTTCAGCAACGAGTATTGTCATTGTTTCACTTTGCACTAAAGGAGAAAGGCTATTTATTTTTAGGGCCAAGTGAAACGATCGGTAAACTCTCAAATCTTTTCTCCTCTGTTAATAGCAAGTGGAAAGTTTTTAGTAACCAGGTTTCTGATAACCAACATTTTTCCCAAGCATTGTTAGCTCCTAAGGAAATCTCCGGAGATAGTGAGAGAAGAGGTACTGAACACTTACGCGACACAAACAGGTATCAGCACCCAGATGAACTGTATTATTCACTCATGGACGATCTGTTACCTCCGTGCATCGTAATCAATGAGCATAATGAGGTAATTCTTTCTTCCGGTAATGCAGGTGAGTATTTAAACCTACCAAAGGGAAAGGTTAACTATAATATTTTTAATATGGTTCCAACAAACCTATCTGTTGCCATTGGAACAGCAATAAAAAAAGTTCGTGAGGAATTAAGAGAGATTAAATATAAGAATCTTTTAATCAACAAAAATGAAAGTAAACAGGTAAAACTAGTTGTTAAGCCTTTAGAAAATGTAAGAAAGGGCTATGTTGCATTATTTATAAAAGATCATATGCCTGACTCGACAACTATAATCAAAGCTGATTCTATGACATTTGATCAGGATTCTGCCTATAATCAAAGAATCTTTGACTTAGAGCAGGAGCTTTACTATACAAAGCAAAGTCTTCAAACAACGATTGAAGAATTAGAAACATCAAATGAAGAGCTTCAGTCAACAAATGAAGAATTAATTGCTGCGAATGAAGAGCTTCAAAGTACAAATGAGGAAATGCAATCTGTTAATGAAGAATTAATTACAGTTAATTCACAGTATGAAAAGAAAATTATTGAACTTACGGATCTTAACAATGATATGGACAATTTGTTGATTAATACCAATATCGCAACCATTTTCTTGGATAAGAAATTAAATATTAAACTTTATACTCCTGAGGTTATGAAGCTCTTTCATGTTATTAATCGTGATATTGGACGTCCGATTTTTCATATATCACATCGATTAGAGTATGAAACATTGATAGAAGATATCCAAGATGTGTTAATGACAACGAAATCAATTATAAAAGATCTACCTGCAAAAGATGGAAAATGGTATAGTGTCAAAATCATGCCTTACCGTACTAGTGACAATATTGTTGACGGAATTGTGATGACATTTATTGATATCACTAAAATTAAGAAGGTAAATCGAGAGCTTCAATTGAGTATGCAGGCTATTGAACTTAGCCCGGCAAATACAGTATTTACAGACTTCCAAGGGAAAATAGAGTATGCGAATAGTAAATTTGCAGAACAACTTGGGTTAGAGGTTAAGGATTTAATCGGACGTAAGTTAAAAGATATCTATGCAGAATACTATATTGATAGTGATTTTGATTCTCATTGGAAAAAGGTGCGTGCTGGTGAAAAATGGTCTGGTGAAATATCCTATACAGCTCGCGATGGAAAACAATATTGGGAAAATCTTGCATTAATACCGGTTGAAAATGAAGATCATGATGTTGTTCAAATTTTAAGGGTAGGAGAAGATATAACCAATAGAAAAAGCTCTGAGCAAATGTTGATAAAGTCTGAAATGCTCTCAGCAATTGGACAGTTGGCAGCTGGCATTGCACATGAAATAAGAAATCCTCTAACTTCATTAAGAGGCTTCTTACAGCTAATGATCCAAACCAACACATATCGTAAGGAATACGCTGAAGTAATGATGACTGAGTTTATCAGGCTGGAAGAGATCATTAACGAATTTTTAGTACTATCTCGACCAAAGGCAGCGGCTTTTCAGGATGTTAATATTAATAAAATCATTCAAGATGTTTCGAAAATTTGGGAAACACAAGCCATTCTTAATGACGTTACAATCGAAACATATAATGACCCATTTATTTTTACTATCCAAGGAATTGAGAATGAGTTAAAGCAGGTTTTTATTAATATTGTAAAAAATGGAATCGAGTCGATGGAAGGCCGCCCAGGAAATTTAAAGATTGAAACACGTAAACTGGATAGTGGAGAGGTACTTATCCGCTTTGAAGATAAAGGAAAAGGAATTCCAAAGGAACAGCTTGAAAAAATGGGACAGCCTTTCTACACAACCAAGGAAAAGGGAACAGGTTTAGGTTTAATGGTTAGCTTTAAGATTATTGAGAGTCATAATGGGAAAATAGTCTTTTCAAGTGAATTAGATAAAGGCACAACAGTTGAAATTACGTTACCTTTATCTAACTCAGTCGAAGCGGTCTAA